In Alkalihalobacillus sp. TS-13, the following are encoded in one genomic region:
- a CDS encoding DEAD/DEAH box helicase — protein MTTFKDLGIETRTLKAINDMGFEEPTSIQRDAIPVALQGKDLIGQAQTGTGKTAAFGIPMIEKIEKEQTGVQALIVTPTRELAIQVAEELNKIGQHKRIRTLPIYGGQHIGFQIKALKKRPQILVGTPGRLLDHLNRKTIRLGELKTVVLDEADEMLNMGFIDDIKEILGQIPEEHQTMLFSATMPKAIKTLADQFMKQDRVIVQVKASEMTVTKIDQRYVKVHEKEKFDVLCRLLDIQAPELAIIFGRTKKRVDEVTDALIKRGYSADGIHGDLSQQKRDRVMKKFRSNRIDILVATDVAARGIDISGVSHVYNFDIPQDPESYVHRIGRTGRAGKEGMAITFMTSREFDHLKTIEQITKKRMEQMSIPTTDDAMEGQQRFAAEQLTNVINNEELSSYYAVADELLEKYDARELVASALKTSIKEPDKTPVEITPIKPLDTKKKSSNRRPYQQGKGKGGRPYNRGGNRSGGGNRHGGGGGRSNSNRQNRSHRSQRQRINK, from the coding sequence TTGACAACATTTAAAGATTTAGGAATTGAAACACGTACGTTAAAAGCGATCAACGACATGGGGTTCGAAGAACCAACTTCCATTCAACGAGATGCGATTCCAGTAGCCCTCCAAGGAAAAGATTTGATCGGGCAAGCACAGACTGGAACTGGTAAGACCGCAGCATTTGGAATTCCGATGATTGAAAAGATCGAGAAGGAACAAACAGGCGTTCAAGCGCTGATCGTGACACCGACACGCGAACTTGCGATCCAGGTTGCTGAGGAATTGAACAAAATTGGTCAGCACAAGCGGATCCGCACACTTCCAATCTATGGAGGACAGCATATCGGCTTTCAGATCAAAGCGTTGAAGAAACGCCCGCAGATCCTTGTTGGAACACCAGGACGTCTATTGGATCACTTGAACCGTAAGACGATCCGCCTCGGCGAATTGAAGACAGTAGTCCTTGATGAAGCGGACGAAATGCTGAACATGGGATTCATCGACGATATCAAAGAGATCCTCGGTCAAATTCCAGAAGAACATCAAACGATGCTTTTCTCAGCAACAATGCCAAAAGCGATCAAAACGCTTGCTGATCAGTTCATGAAGCAGGACCGTGTTATCGTTCAGGTGAAAGCAAGTGAAATGACAGTAACGAAAATCGATCAACGATATGTAAAAGTCCATGAAAAAGAAAAGTTCGATGTGCTTTGCCGACTGTTGGACATTCAAGCACCAGAACTTGCAATCATTTTCGGACGTACGAAAAAGCGTGTCGATGAAGTAACAGATGCTCTTATAAAGAGGGGTTACTCAGCTGACGGGATCCATGGTGACCTGTCGCAACAGAAACGTGACCGTGTCATGAAGAAATTCCGTTCGAACCGCATCGATATTCTCGTTGCCACAGACGTTGCAGCACGTGGAATCGACATCAGTGGTGTATCCCATGTATACAACTTCGATATTCCTCAGGATCCGGAAAGCTATGTCCACCGTATCGGACGTACTGGCCGTGCTGGAAAAGAAGGAATGGCGATCACGTTCATGACTTCGCGTGAATTTGATCACCTGAAAACAATCGAACAGATCACAAAGAAGCGTATGGAACAAATGTCGATCCCGACGACAGATGACGCAATGGAAGGTCAGCAACGATTCGCAGCTGAGCAATTGACGAATGTAATCAATAATGAAGAACTCTCTTCCTATTATGCAGTCGCTGATGAACTTCTCGAAAAGTACGATGCACGTGAACTTGTAGCTTCTGCATTGAAGACTTCTATAAAAGAACCAGACAAGACACCAGTAGAGATCACGCCAATCAAGCCGTTGGACACGAAGAAGAAATCCTCCAATCGCCGTCCATATCAGCAAGGCAAAGGAAAAGGCGGACGTCCATATAATCGTGGTGGTAATCGTTCTGGTGGCGGAAATCGTCATGGCGGTGGCGGCGGACGCTCAAACAGTAACCGTCAAAACCGTTCCCATCGTTCTCAACGTCAACGAATAAATAAATAA
- a CDS encoding metallophosphoesterase family protein: MKILLISDTHLKTSGKSFPEVFHSELVKADFIIHAGDFIHESIYEELLEYAPLKAVYGNVDSESLCKRLPDKDIFTIGEVKIGLTHGHLGIGKSTPERALRTFEREKPDIIIFGHSHIPHQEMVDGVLLYNPGSVTAKRFQKQYSYGWLTINETYKIETHYF, encoded by the coding sequence ATGAAAATCCTCCTGATCAGTGATACACATTTAAAAACTTCTGGGAAAAGCTTCCCAGAAGTTTTTCATTCTGAATTGGTGAAAGCTGATTTCATTATTCATGCCGGAGATTTTATTCATGAAAGCATTTATGAAGAGTTGTTGGAGTATGCTCCGCTCAAAGCGGTATATGGTAATGTAGATTCCGAAAGTCTATGTAAGCGACTCCCGGATAAGGATATCTTTACGATCGGTGAAGTCAAGATCGGGCTTACCCATGGTCATCTCGGGATAGGCAAAAGTACTCCGGAACGCGCCTTAAGGACTTTTGAAAGGGAAAAACCAGACATTATCATATTCGGGCACTCCCACATCCCTCATCAAGAGATGGTGGATGGGGTGCTCCTCTATAATCCTGGGTCAGTGACAGCCAAACGGTTCCAGAAACAATATTCTTATGGATGGCTTACGATTAATGAGACATACAAGATTGAGACACACTACTTTTAA
- a CDS encoding GNAT family N-acetyltransferase codes for MSLKHEPHIYSFQAKNGAEVVIRPALKQDAEQIIKAAESIVQSREYIQKEKTHTLSEETAFIEKVENEGHLYAVVEVDGTIYGIARVLRGDLKMKRHCGVFRTWISEDVQGNGIGKKIMKYTLDWCEKEGLHKLWLTVFSSNPVAHQLYERYGFVIEGTQKNQICINGEYEDEIYMAYFFK; via the coding sequence GTGTCACTCAAACATGAACCCCATATTTACAGCTTTCAAGCTAAAAATGGCGCAGAAGTCGTCATCAGACCAGCATTGAAACAAGATGCCGAACAAATCATCAAAGCTGCGGAATCGATTGTGCAAAGCCGTGAATATATACAGAAGGAGAAAACCCACACTCTATCAGAAGAAACAGCTTTTATAGAAAAAGTTGAGAATGAAGGACATTTGTACGCGGTAGTTGAAGTGGATGGAACCATTTATGGTATTGCTCGTGTACTGCGGGGAGATCTAAAGATGAAGCGGCATTGCGGGGTTTTCAGAACGTGGATTTCAGAAGATGTGCAAGGGAATGGGATCGGGAAGAAAATCATGAAGTATACACTTGATTGGTGTGAAAAAGAAGGTCTTCATAAGCTGTGGCTTACGGTCTTTTCGAGCAACCCGGTCGCACATCAACTATATGAACGTTACGGATTTGTCATTGAGGGAACACAAAAGAATCAGATTTGCATAAACGGTGAATATGAAGATGAAATCTATATGGCATATTTTTTTAAATAG
- a CDS encoding Na+/H+ antiporter, translating to METQFELILLLLAIAAGITAIAKKLKQPYPIALVIIGAFIGVLPYEGLEELKHFFAEDEIFRFAIISIFLPTLLGEATLNLPFAHLRENKMPILVLAVAGTFITFVTAGWMTAFFLGLSIQAALVFAALMAPTDPISVLSIFKSMGVNHRLSTVMEGESLVNDGLAVVLFTIAAYQYDMILDAGAAGITLALGEFFKVVIGGLLVGGAFGYFFSRLGSLYDDYPLEIIFSMLLFYGSFFVAEAFHVSGVIAVVLGGIIYGNFGKRVGMSPTTSLSIRTFWDVASLVANSLVFLLVGLEITRIIDTVNWLQVLIAVGIVLIARSIAVYSTVSFVRSLPKRWKHIFNWGGLKGSLSLALALSLPIDFPYREEILMLAFGVVFFSLVVQGLTIKPLVGLLGEKTIKIEQLEYDRIQSRIYRYHSGRKRLEMMAEEGTLSPIVFARLSNQYEDQLKELNEDLEKLYEREPELRQESTARAIREALYAEHEALEILENRHIISDEVTQEEKRFVRDLLEREEMGERVALHREENEEK from the coding sequence ATGGAAACACAATTTGAACTTATTCTATTATTATTGGCGATTGCGGCAGGAATCACCGCGATTGCGAAAAAACTTAAGCAGCCATATCCTATCGCACTCGTCATAATCGGGGCGTTCATAGGGGTTTTACCTTATGAAGGACTCGAGGAATTGAAGCATTTTTTTGCTGAGGATGAGATTTTCAGATTCGCGATCATTTCGATCTTTCTCCCGACATTACTTGGGGAAGCTACATTGAATCTACCTTTTGCACATTTACGCGAAAATAAAATGCCGATCCTCGTTCTCGCAGTTGCCGGCACATTTATCACTTTTGTGACAGCAGGCTGGATGACGGCATTCTTCCTAGGCTTATCGATTCAGGCGGCGCTCGTTTTTGCTGCGCTGATGGCGCCGACAGATCCAATCAGTGTCCTGTCTATTTTCAAGTCGATGGGTGTGAACCACCGATTATCGACCGTCATGGAAGGAGAAAGCCTCGTCAATGATGGCCTTGCAGTCGTCTTGTTCACGATCGCGGCCTATCAATATGACATGATTCTCGACGCAGGGGCTGCTGGCATAACGCTTGCACTCGGCGAATTTTTCAAAGTTGTGATCGGAGGACTTCTCGTTGGTGGGGCGTTCGGGTATTTCTTCTCCCGACTCGGTTCTCTCTATGATGACTATCCGCTGGAAATCATTTTTTCGATGCTATTGTTCTATGGATCATTTTTCGTCGCAGAAGCATTTCATGTTTCCGGTGTGATCGCCGTTGTCCTCGGTGGAATCATCTACGGAAACTTCGGAAAGCGAGTGGGAATGAGCCCTACAACCAGCTTGAGCATCCGCACGTTCTGGGATGTTGCTTCACTGGTAGCGAACTCACTCGTATTTTTACTTGTTGGTCTAGAAATCACGAGGATCATTGACACAGTCAATTGGCTGCAGGTGTTGATCGCGGTCGGCATCGTGTTGATTGCTAGGAGCATCGCTGTTTATTCAACAGTCAGCTTTGTCCGTTCTTTACCAAAACGTTGGAAGCATATTTTCAATTGGGGCGGATTGAAGGGATCGCTGTCGTTAGCACTTGCCCTCAGTCTGCCGATCGATTTTCCATACCGTGAAGAAATCTTGATGCTCGCTTTCGGGGTCGTCTTCTTCTCCCTCGTCGTTCAAGGATTGACAATTAAACCGCTTGTCGGATTGTTAGGTGAAAAAACGATTAAAATTGAACAGTTAGAGTATGATCGGATTCAGAGCAGGATTTACCGTTATCATTCCGGTCGTAAACGATTGGAGATGATGGCTGAAGAAGGAACATTATCACCGATCGTTTTCGCTCGTCTTTCAAACCAGTATGAAGATCAGTTGAAAGAATTGAATGAAGATCTTGAAAAGCTTTATGAACGTGAACCTGAGCTGCGGCAGGAATCTACAGCCCGAGCAATCCGTGAAGCCTTATATGCTGAACATGAAGCACTCGAAATCCTGGAAAATCGTCATATCATTTCTGATGAAGTCACTCAGGAGGAAAAACGCTTCGTCCGTGACCTGCTGGAACGCGAAGAAATGGGTGAACGTGTCGCATTGCACCGTGAAGAAAATGAAGAAAAATAA